A genomic region of Armatimonadota bacterium contains the following coding sequences:
- a CDS encoding N-acetylmuramoyl-L-alanine amidase, which translates to MKDLCLSPWRVVLSALLGCLCIASGALAGPVAYIDGGGEIFVTNHPKAVDAVSALSLLSSPPPNTPFTPALTSAVPPGTKLLDFRIEGDKAVVNFSRGILVHELTEERLAGIFDQVKATLWNYGFQGEVAVNVEGTPLAEYVAPTPVIEPRKEARVLGLGGRSITLSPGHGWFWNGSGWYTQRPVYCSPLNEEDFHNLEICQYIQTYLAQDGMTVKMVRCTDKNYGTCSYSGKPWWQMAACYWLQHVGYPCSVYGSYSGCSLGDGATEINDDIRSRPLASDYDGTDIYISLHTNGYQGDCYGPSCPTGTITYYDCSTEHANWCTVSQNLANAVHDNLIDTIRNKIPISDWTNRGKANSNGAYGEIRIPDRAAILIELAFHDTCDRDAVYLRDNFFRSACAWGIYKGVCAYFGQTPTWDFYSDQLVSHTIPSTMSPGETRSVSITFRNRGVLWTEAKAIRLGAVGDSDPFTTQTRHTISGEVGPNQTYTWTFNLTAPTTPGTYTTDWRMVRDGVTWFGATCSQTINVVASDSQAPSVPTNLSATVKSPSRIDLAWNASTDNIGVTGYKIYRNGGQIGTSASTSYVDSSCSANTSYTYTVAAYDAAGNTSGQSSPAFATTPPSEIVIDNPSCELSGVWSTGTSATDKYGADYYFASSAVSEGKTATWRPNFAFGGSYDVYAWWPAGTNRAPNAPYTVAWSGGSQVVQVNQQSSGGQWNSLVSSKTFAMGTGGYVRLSNGTGQTGYVVMADAVRWVTLSVDTVAPSVPTNVAANPVSCTQINLTWNASTDNVAIGGYKIYRNGVQVGTSAATSYSDTDCSPGTTYTYRVSAYDTAGNESAQSSQVAATTPGDTTAPSVPTNLSANAVSGTQVDLTWTASTDNIGVAGYKIYRNGGQIGTSSSTSYSDTTCSPGQSYTYEVSAYDAASNESAKSTPASVTTPGVDTIAPSVPTNLSATAVSGTQVDLSWTASTDNVGVVGYKVYRNGVQVGTSTGTSYSDTGCVPATSYTYEVSAYDAASNESAKSAPATVVTPDTIAPSVPTNLQASAVSQTQINLSWTASTDNVGIIGYKIYRNGAQIATSTTTSYSDTTCESYTTYTYRVSAYDGSNNESGLSNQATATTLPYTDIILDNNVAVYVGTWFTGTSATDKYGSDYRYGTTDTVESRTATWTPDIDISGYYTVYAWWPQGSNRSSAAPYTIYWDGGSQTVAVNQKTNGGMWNTLVTNKRFLAGTGQSVKLSNNTGEASLNVMADAVRFLLVSDDLTPPSVPSNVSAVGVSASQVNVSWTASTDNVGVSGYKVYRNGVQVATTASTSYSDTGLSELTTYTYEVSAYDAMGNESAKSAQATGTTLDGTPPSVPSGVTATAVGPQRINLTWTASTDNVGVAGYKVYRNGSYIGYTASTSYSDGGLSPSTSYTYTISAYDAASNESSQSSGASATTPGYANVIVDNPACVFTGVWTTATASTDKYGSDYAYASTAVSEGKTAKWIPSIPYSGNYDTYIWYPQGSNRATNAPFTLYWDGGSQTVAWNQQTNGGAWRLLLGNKHFVAGTSCYLKLGNGTGATGSIVVADGARFQQISGD; encoded by the coding sequence ATGAAAGACTTGTGTCTTTCGCCATGGCGAGTAGTGCTATCAGCACTACTTGGGTGCCTCTGCATTGCCAGTGGTGCCCTAGCCGGACCGGTAGCCTATATTGATGGTGGTGGAGAAATTTTCGTAACCAACCATCCCAAAGCAGTGGACGCGGTCTCGGCACTTTCTCTACTATCCTCACCACCTCCGAATACGCCATTTACTCCAGCATTGACCTCGGCGGTGCCTCCTGGCACTAAGCTCCTTGATTTCAGGATTGAGGGGGATAAAGCGGTTGTCAATTTCTCCCGAGGAATTTTGGTGCACGAACTTACGGAGGAAAGGCTTGCAGGCATCTTCGATCAGGTGAAAGCTACCCTTTGGAATTATGGCTTTCAGGGAGAAGTCGCCGTGAATGTCGAGGGTACTCCGCTAGCAGAGTATGTTGCACCTACACCTGTTATAGAGCCTCGCAAGGAGGCTCGCGTATTAGGATTGGGAGGCCGCAGCATCACCCTATCGCCTGGGCACGGTTGGTTTTGGAATGGCAGTGGCTGGTATACTCAGCGGCCTGTATACTGCTCGCCACTAAACGAAGAAGATTTCCACAATCTTGAAATCTGCCAGTACATCCAGACCTATTTGGCACAGGATGGCATGACTGTCAAGATGGTGCGCTGTACAGACAAGAACTATGGCACTTGCTCGTACAGTGGCAAGCCTTGGTGGCAGATGGCAGCTTGCTACTGGCTTCAGCACGTTGGCTATCCATGTAGCGTATATGGAAGCTATAGTGGGTGTTCACTTGGAGACGGCGCTACTGAGATTAACGATGACATTCGCTCCAGGCCGCTTGCTTCGGATTACGACGGCACAGACATTTATATCTCGCTACATACAAATGGATACCAAGGCGACTGCTATGGTCCTTCTTGTCCTACGGGCACAATCACCTATTACGACTGCAGCACAGAGCATGCAAACTGGTGCACGGTGAGCCAGAATCTCGCCAATGCGGTACACGACAATTTGATTGATACTATTAGGAACAAGATTCCAATCAGCGACTGGACGAACCGCGGCAAAGCGAACTCTAACGGTGCGTATGGTGAGATTCGGATTCCGGACAGGGCGGCGATTTTGATTGAGCTAGCTTTTCATGACACATGCGACAGGGATGCTGTTTATCTGAGGGACAATTTCTTCAGGTCTGCATGTGCGTGGGGCATTTACAAGGGTGTTTGTGCGTATTTTGGTCAGACCCCAACTTGGGATTTCTACTCTGACCAGCTAGTTAGCCACACCATTCCAAGTACAATGAGTCCAGGCGAAACAAGGTCGGTTAGCATTACCTTCCGGAATAGGGGTGTTTTGTGGACTGAGGCGAAAGCCATCAGGCTGGGTGCAGTAGGCGATTCCGACCCATTCACGACTCAGACTCGGCACACTATATCTGGCGAGGTTGGGCCTAATCAGACATACACATGGACATTCAACCTGACTGCTCCAACAACGCCAGGCACCTACACCACCGACTGGCGCATGGTCCGCGATGGCGTTACCTGGTTCGGTGCCACATGCTCGCAGACCATTAATGTTGTTGCTAGTGATAGCCAAGCGCCTTCAGTGCCTACAAACCTGTCAGCAACGGTAAAATCGCCAAGCCGGATAGATTTAGCGTGGAATGCTTCGACAGATAACATAGGTGTTACGGGTTACAAGATTTATCGCAATGGCGGGCAAATCGGAACCTCGGCTTCGACGAGCTATGTAGATTCATCCTGTTCAGCGAACACAAGCTACACATACACGGTAGCGGCTTATGATGCAGCTGGGAACACGTCTGGACAGAGTAGTCCGGCCTTTGCTACCACTCCGCCAAGCGAGATAGTTATTGATAACCCATCATGCGAGCTTTCGGGCGTGTGGAGTACGGGAACTTCAGCTACTGACAAGTATGGTGCAGATTATTATTTTGCAAGTAGCGCTGTGAGTGAGGGCAAGACTGCGACCTGGCGGCCAAACTTTGCTTTTGGTGGAAGCTATGATGTTTACGCCTGGTGGCCCGCTGGAACGAACCGAGCGCCGAATGCGCCATACACAGTTGCTTGGAGTGGCGGCTCGCAGGTTGTTCAAGTGAACCAGCAGAGCAGCGGTGGACAATGGAACTCCTTAGTCTCCAGCAAGACATTTGCCATGGGTACTGGTGGCTACGTAAGGCTAAGCAATGGCACTGGCCAGACGGGTTATGTTGTCATGGCGGATGCTGTCCGCTGGGTAACGCTTTCGGTCGACACTGTTGCGCCAAGCGTCCCAACAAACGTTGCGGCGAATCCGGTGTCTTGCACACAGATAAACTTAACGTGGAATGCTTCGACGGATAACGTCGCCATTGGTGGTTATAAGATTTACCGGAATGGCGTGCAGGTTGGGACAAGTGCCGCAACTAGTTATTCCGACACCGATTGTTCACCGGGCACGACTTATACCTACCGTGTAAGTGCGTACGACACAGCGGGCAATGAGTCAGCACAAAGTAGCCAAGTTGCTGCAACCACACCTGGTGATACGACTGCGCCTAGCGTGCCAACCAACCTGAGTGCCAATGCAGTTTCCGGTACACAGGTAGATTTGACTTGGACTGCATCAACAGACAACATTGGTGTAGCGGGGTATAAAATCTATAGAAATGGCGGCCAAATTGGCACTAGTTCGAGCACTTCATATTCGGACACTACCTGCAGTCCTGGCCAGAGTTATACCTACGAGGTGTCGGCATATGATGCTGCTAGCAATGAATCTGCTAAAAGCACACCCGCTTCAGTAACTACTCCTGGCGTTGACACGATTGCGCCGAGTGTACCGACGAACTTGAGTGCGACGGCTGTTTCAGGGACGCAGGTAGACTTAAGCTGGACGGCGTCTACGGACAATGTAGGTGTAGTTGGCTACAAGGTATACAGGAATGGGGTACAGGTAGGCACTAGTACAGGCACGAGTTACTCTGACACAGGGTGTGTGCCGGCTACCAGTTACACCTACGAGGTATCTGCGTATGATGCGGCTTCGAACGAGTCAGCGAAGAGCGCGCCTGCGACTGTAGTCACGCCTGACACAATTGCGCCGAGTGTGCCGACGAATCTCCAGGCGAGCGCTGTTTCTCAGACGCAAATCAACCTAAGCTGGACGGCGTCTACGGACAATGTCGGCATAATAGGTTACAAGATTTATCGCAATGGTGCGCAGATTGCTACTTCAACTACAACTAGCTACTCTGATACGACTTGCGAGTCTTACACAACCTATACTTACAGGGTAAGTGCATATGATGGTTCGAACAATGAGTCAGGTCTAAGCAACCAGGCAACGGCAACCACATTGCCTTACACGGACATAATCCTAGACAACAACGTGGCTGTATATGTTGGCACTTGGTTTACAGGTACTTCAGCCACTGATAAGTATGGGTCAGACTATCGGTATGGCACGACGGACACAGTAGAGAGCCGAACAGCCACGTGGACGCCGGACATTGACATCTCCGGTTACTATACGGTTTATGCCTGGTGGCCGCAGGGCAGCAACAGGTCTTCGGCTGCTCCTTACACTATCTACTGGGACGGCGGATCGCAAACAGTTGCAGTTAACCAAAAGACTAACGGCGGCATGTGGAACACCCTTGTTACGAACAAGAGGTTCCTGGCAGGAACAGGGCAGTCCGTCAAATTAAGCAACAACACTGGCGAGGCGTCGCTGAACGTCATGGCAGACGCAGTGCGATTTTTGCTAGTTTCAGACGACCTGACGCCGCCGAGCGTGCCGAGCAATGTGTCAGCCGTTGGGGTCTCTGCTTCGCAGGTCAACGTGAGTTGGACGGCTTCAACAGATAACGTTGGAGTTAGCGGATACAAGGTGTACCGCAATGGGGTTCAGGTGGCGACAACTGCTAGCACTTCCTACTCTGATACAGGGCTTAGTGAGCTAACTACCTACACATATGAAGTGTCGGCTTATGATGCTATGGGGAACGAGTCGGCAAAGAGCGCCCAAGCCACTGGTACTACCCTCGACGGTACTCCGCCAAGTGTTCCGAGCGGTGTAACTGCGACAGCTGTTGGTCCTCAGCGAATTAATCTTACTTGGACGGCTTCGACAGACAACGTGGGAGTAGCAGGCTACAAGGTCTACAGGAATGGCAGCTACATAGGCTATACAGCGAGCACCAGTTATTCTGACGGAGGACTTTCACCGAGCACATCATATACCTACACTATATCGGCATATGACGCTGCTAGCAATGAGTCTTCTCAGAGTAGTGGGGCATCGGCAACGACGCCTGGGTATGCTAATGTCATTGTAGACAACCCTGCATGCGTGTTCACAGGAGTCTGGACGACAGCTACCGCATCCACCGATAAGTATGGTTCAGACTATGCCTATGCGAGCACTGCGGTGAGCGAGGGCAAGACGGCAAAGTGGATTCCAAGCATTCCATACAGCGGCAACTACGATACTTATATTTGGTATCCGCAGGGCAGTAATAGAGCTACCAACGCGCCATTTACCCTTTATTGGGATGGCGGTTCGCAGACTGTCGCCTGGAATCAGCAGACAAACGGTGGTGCGTGGAGACTGCTGCTCGGGAATAAGCACTTCGTTGCGGGAACGAGCTGCTACTTGAAGCTCGGCAATGGCACTGGTGCAACTGGTTCTATCGTTGTCGCTGATGGCGCGAGGTTCCAACAAATAAGCGGTGACTAA
- a CDS encoding DEAD/DEAH box helicase: MSLRKFLAELQNSPEYKGQLVHLAVIPAKLARYGEVRYKLNPRLCERLKAIGIDKLYSHQAAAINAVLGGRHVVVVTSTASGKTLCYNIPILNIQLSEPTKRAIYLFPTKALAQDQLRKLNELNHQFELRFGIYDGDTPQTERRAIRKNCHTVLTNPDMLHLAILPYHTQWADFFRNLAFVVIDEMHVYRGVFGAHVANIIRRLRRICRHYGSVPQFIACSATIGNPEELMRKLTGVRTEVIDDDGSPSGEKLFAFWNPPYIGVGERRSANWEAAYLLSKLACRRIRSITFAKARVVAELIYRYARANLEAHDPETAGRIMPYRGGYTPEQRRQIEKGLFEGELLGVTATNALELGVDVGDLEACILTGYPGTIASTWQQIGRAGRGQNTSLAILIALNNPLDQFIVQNRAYLLDRTNEKAILDPQNPYILAEHLSCAAYETPISELDYDLFGANSEPLLNLLAESGQIVRQGKWFWNGEGYPAASVNIRSTGGNSYLIYDVAKPGEPLGSVEEATAFQMIHEGAVYLHQGESYVVERLDQVGCCAYASRRDVDYYTSATTVTETLIKRTLKSQTLAGSQVYFGEVIVTEQVIGYKKKRLLTDETLENVDLNLPPQSFDTQAIWLVIDSSIARIVRSQGYDLEGGIHGLEHALIGMMPLYAMCDRQDVGGASHPSHFHTGLPTIFIYDAHPGGVGIAEDAYTKIKELINSTLKAISECPCFDGCPSCIHSPKCGNNNSPLDKQASLLILNALASL; encoded by the coding sequence ATGAGTCTGCGGAAATTCCTTGCGGAACTTCAAAACTCGCCCGAGTACAAAGGACAGCTTGTTCATCTAGCTGTCATACCCGCAAAACTGGCTCGCTATGGCGAAGTCAGATACAAGCTTAATCCTCGTCTTTGCGAACGACTCAAAGCCATTGGAATAGATAAGCTTTACTCACATCAAGCTGCCGCAATTAACGCAGTTCTAGGAGGACGTCATGTGGTTGTTGTAACATCAACTGCAAGCGGCAAAACCCTGTGCTACAACATTCCCATTCTCAACATCCAGCTCTCGGAGCCAACTAAACGTGCCATTTATCTGTTTCCTACAAAAGCTCTTGCACAGGACCAATTGCGTAAACTTAACGAGCTCAATCACCAATTCGAACTTAGGTTTGGGATATATGATGGGGATACACCTCAAACTGAACGGCGCGCCATACGCAAGAATTGCCATACGGTTCTGACGAATCCGGACATGCTCCACCTTGCGATACTGCCGTATCACACTCAATGGGCTGATTTTTTTCGCAATTTAGCATTTGTAGTTATTGATGAAATGCACGTCTATCGCGGGGTATTTGGCGCACATGTTGCAAATATTATTAGGCGTCTGCGCCGCATCTGCCGCCATTACGGCTCTGTTCCGCAGTTCATTGCATGTTCAGCAACAATTGGCAACCCTGAGGAGCTAATGAGGAAGCTTACGGGCGTAAGGACTGAGGTCATAGATGATGATGGTTCTCCTTCCGGAGAGAAGTTGTTTGCGTTTTGGAATCCACCTTACATAGGTGTTGGGGAAAGAAGGAGTGCAAACTGGGAAGCGGCTTACCTTCTTTCTAAGCTTGCATGCCGGCGTATAAGAAGCATAACTTTTGCGAAAGCAAGGGTTGTTGCCGAGCTAATTTATCGATATGCAAGAGCGAATTTGGAAGCGCACGACCCTGAGACTGCTGGGAGGATTATGCCATATCGTGGTGGATATACGCCTGAGCAGCGACGGCAAATTGAGAAGGGGCTTTTTGAAGGAGAGCTTCTAGGAGTTACGGCAACTAATGCACTTGAACTTGGTGTTGACGTTGGCGACCTAGAAGCGTGCATTCTTACTGGTTATCCAGGTACGATTGCCAGCACTTGGCAGCAAATTGGGCGCGCAGGCAGAGGGCAAAATACATCGCTTGCCATTCTAATTGCGCTTAACAATCCACTTGACCAGTTCATTGTGCAGAATCGTGCCTATTTATTGGACCGTACTAATGAAAAAGCTATTCTGGACCCACAAAATCCCTACATCCTTGCTGAACATCTGTCTTGCGCTGCTTATGAAACTCCTATTTCGGAACTCGATTATGACCTTTTCGGCGCGAATTCGGAACCGCTTTTGAATCTGTTGGCTGAGTCGGGGCAGATAGTTCGCCAAGGGAAATGGTTTTGGAATGGTGAAGGCTACCCAGCGGCCAGCGTCAACATACGTTCCACAGGAGGAAATAGTTATCTAATTTACGACGTTGCTAAGCCTGGGGAACCTCTGGGCTCAGTTGAGGAAGCTACTGCTTTCCAAATGATTCACGAAGGGGCAGTCTACCTTCACCAAGGCGAGTCATATGTTGTGGAACGCCTTGACCAAGTAGGATGCTGTGCTTATGCTTCCAGACGTGATGTAGACTACTACACCTCGGCTACAACTGTTACGGAAACCCTTATAAAAAGGACGCTTAAATCTCAAACATTGGCGGGCTCACAAGTATACTTTGGCGAAGTGATTGTAACGGAGCAAGTCATTGGCTATAAGAAAAAGCGCTTGCTCACTGATGAAACGCTTGAGAACGTAGACTTAAACCTTCCACCTCAGTCGTTTGATACCCAGGCAATCTGGCTGGTTATTGATTCCTCTATAGCAAGGATTGTTCGGAGCCAAGGTTATGACCTAGAAGGTGGCATTCACGGCCTAGAACATGCGCTAATAGGAATGATGCCTCTATATGCCATGTGTGATCGCCAAGATGTTGGTGGAGCATCCCATCCGTCGCATTTTCACACTGGGCTTCCCACTATATTTATATATGATGCACATCCCGGCGGCGTTGGCATCGCCGAAGATGCATACACAAAGATTAAAGAATTAATTAACTCGACTCTAAAAGCAATTTCCGAATGTCCTTGCTTTGATGGTTGTCCATCCTGCATTCATTCTCCCAAATGCGGCAATAACAATTCCCCGCTTGATAAGCAAGCCTCATTACTAATCCTGAATGCCCTTGCTAGTCTGTAA
- a CDS encoding GlsB/YeaQ/YmgE family stress response membrane protein, whose protein sequence is MTLGGLFLLFVIAAVIGTIFELIMGIKTGAGWIGTIIVGFLGAWVGSALFRVGPIFSGVYLTSAIFGAIVLVFLLKLVTVRHAT, encoded by the coding sequence ATGACATTAGGAGGTCTTTTTCTCCTGTTTGTTATTGCTGCAGTAATAGGAACAATTTTTGAGCTAATAATGGGCATAAAGACGGGTGCTGGCTGGATAGGAACCATTATCGTAGGTTTCTTGGGCGCCTGGGTGGGGTCTGCACTTTTCAGGGTTGGTCCAATCTTTAGCGGAGTATACCTAACTTCGGCCATATTTGGGGCAATTGTCCTTGTGTTCCTACTGAAATTGGTAACCGTACGCCATGCGACCTAA
- a CDS encoding aldolase catalytic domain-containing protein, with amino-acid sequence MIVHVKDQLAKGTFLTYRPEIKVIDCTIRDGGLINDHQFDDNFVKAVYNTCVEAGIDVMEIGYKADKKIFAPSQFGKWKYCDEDDVRRIVGDNPTNLLLAVMADAERTDYHNDIPPKDKSVIDIIRVATYIHQLPTALDMVKDAVDKGYLATLNLMAVSTVQERELEEALTLMADSGACAIYIVDSFGAYYSEQIRDLTIQYLRAVEGKGVEVGIHAHNNQMLAYANTIEALIVGANYLDATINGMGRGAGNCPLELLIGFLKNPKFQLRPVLKCIQEVFLPLEKEGKMEWGYRIPYMITGQLNIHPRAAIKMRAGNDPDDYVSFYDQMIEEQ; translated from the coding sequence ATGATAGTGCACGTAAAAGACCAGTTAGCAAAAGGCACGTTTCTCACTTATCGGCCTGAAATTAAGGTAATCGATTGCACCATACGCGACGGCGGCTTAATCAATGACCATCAGTTTGATGATAACTTCGTTAAGGCAGTTTACAACACATGTGTCGAAGCCGGCATTGACGTCATGGAGATTGGCTATAAGGCAGACAAGAAAATATTTGCCCCGTCGCAATTTGGTAAATGGAAATACTGTGATGAAGACGACGTCCGCCGAATTGTGGGCGACAATCCTACCAATCTTCTATTAGCCGTAATGGCAGATGCTGAACGGACAGATTACCATAATGACATCCCGCCTAAGGATAAGAGCGTAATAGACATCATTCGCGTTGCCACATATATCCACCAACTTCCCACAGCGCTTGATATGGTAAAAGATGCAGTTGATAAAGGCTATCTTGCAACCTTGAACCTAATGGCGGTCTCCACGGTCCAAGAGCGAGAGCTCGAAGAGGCTCTTACCTTGATGGCAGACTCGGGTGCGTGTGCTATCTATATTGTCGATAGCTTTGGGGCATACTATTCGGAGCAAATTCGCGACCTAACAATCCAGTATCTAAGGGCTGTCGAAGGCAAGGGTGTCGAAGTTGGCATCCACGCACACAATAACCAAATGCTTGCTTATGCGAACACAATCGAGGCGCTAATTGTTGGTGCAAACTATCTGGACGCTACTATTAATGGAATGGGCCGCGGAGCAGGTAACTGTCCTCTTGAATTACTAATTGGATTCCTCAAAAACCCAAAATTCCAACTTAGGCCAGTCCTGAAATGCATTCAGGAAGTCTTTCTTCCGCTTGAAAAGGAAGGCAAGATGGAATGGGGCTATCGGATACCCTACATGATTACCGGGCAGTTGAATATTCACCCGCGTGCGGCAATAAAAATGCGTGCTGGTAACGACCCCGACGATTATGTATCATTCTATGACCAAATGATAGAGGAGCAGTAA
- a CDS encoding YjbH domain-containing protein — protein MKNSFLVLAIGSLLVCAYLGIASAAPSFFSTSGNILTPDDTLLSTGGFSANYHAIEIEDTDQTQTIIGANVGVTPSLELGVARVDFDNGNEETIINGKYLLFPETAVRPSLVLGVLDLGGELDPDDDPGIYVLLGKNLTPMASDIAGEPSKPLRGVIGFGTGYFDGLFGALDWTISQRMSLMAEYIDTGDAQFNVGIRFALTDTLRGDVALIDGDDLGFGISFTKMGL, from the coding sequence ATGAAGAACAGTTTTCTAGTACTGGCAATCGGTTCATTGCTTGTATGTGCCTATTTAGGAATAGCAAGCGCTGCTCCTTCGTTCTTTAGCACTTCAGGCAATATATTAACGCCAGATGACACACTTTTGTCGACGGGAGGTTTTAGCGCCAACTACCACGCCATCGAGATCGAGGATACCGACCAGACGCAAACAATTATAGGTGCCAATGTTGGGGTTACACCCTCGCTTGAATTAGGGGTTGCAAGGGTTGACTTTGATAACGGAAACGAGGAAACTATCATCAATGGCAAATACCTGCTGTTCCCCGAGACGGCAGTGAGGCCCTCATTGGTCCTAGGTGTATTAGACCTGGGCGGAGAGCTCGATCCAGATGACGATCCTGGCATCTATGTACTGCTGGGTAAGAACCTTACGCCGATGGCTTCGGATATCGCCGGCGAGCCCTCAAAGCCTCTGAGGGGCGTCATAGGGTTTGGTACAGGTTACTTTGACGGATTGTTTGGGGCTTTGGACTGGACAATCAGCCAGCGGATGAGCCTAATGGCTGAATACATTGACACAGGCGATGCCCAGTTCAATGTGGGCATTAGGTTTGCGTTGACAGACACGCTTCGCGGCGATGTGGCCTTGATTGATGGCGATGATTTAGGATTCGGAATTAGCTTCACAAAGATGGGGCTTTAA